The Bradysia coprophila strain Holo2 chromosome X, BU_Bcop_v1, whole genome shotgun sequence genomic interval catttttgtgatgtAAATGCAAAGGACATGGTATGTACATTGGGAGAAGAACAATATTATCAACGGGATGGTTTGAACATTAATTGATTTGGCTTTAGTTGAAAATGACACCGCTTCATTGGGCTGTGCAGAAGGGTCACAATCACATAGCCAAAGTGTTACTGCAACACGGAGCCGATCCGAATGCCGtgtcgaaattttcaaaaacacccATCTCATTAGCGGCTGAATTGGAGCAAAATGAACTCGTCCAGGAATTGTTGATACAGAATTCACAGCGCAGTGATTTTGAACAACAACAGGCTGCTGACACATTGGTCCATGAATTAAGTGTCCGGATGAAAGTATGATTGCATCGATCACATCCGTTGGccgtttcaacaattttcgtttccTATTTTTCAGCCGGATCCGGATCACATTATTGAGGATATTGACGAACTATCCAACAACACGGAAATGGATGTGATACATTCGTCGCCCGAATCAAGCCCTGTACTATCACCCGTCTTCGATTCGTTTGATTCAACGAAATGTAAGTAGTTTACACTCAAATGAAGTGATCGACATACTAATCGACTGATGTGGCTCTGTATCATTCTACCAGGCAATCTTCAGGCCGCAATCAACAATTCTTCCGACGAAATAAATTCCGTGAATGCGACCACATTAGCGCTACTGAAAGAACATGGCATTGCGATGCAAGAAGACACGGACAATACACTAATTACATCGGCGCTGCAAAGTGGTCGACAATTGGTACTGTCCGATGCAGGGAAATTATTGCTCAACGATCCTAAGTTTAGAAAATCGATTCAACCGATGACAGCAGCCAAGCAATGCAATATTATGACAAGTCCGACGAGTACAAATACAGCGACCATGACCAAGTCCAGCATAGGAGCGTCAACGTTTAAATTCGAATATGTGAAAAAGAAACCGACAATACTAGCACCGAATGCCAAATCAATGCCGTTAGAGACAAACAAGGTAAGGACAAAAGGTTCATCAACATTCCGATTGAGACATCTGaatcgaaaatctttttttgttgtttctcaCCCAGGTGATTAAAATATTATCAGCGGAGGAGTTCAAACTGATGGTTGGCAATAACAGTGGCAATTTCAAAACGTCTAAAACACCAGGCCTAATACGGTAAGTCAATATTTACGTTAAATGCCCCCCATCGGCATAAATCAATCACTTCGTATTACTATCCAGGTATCAAACCATAAAACATTCCAATTCTTCTCCGATAACCCAACTGGTGAAACGTAAAAATCCAATCGAAAATATTCCCAacggtaaaatgaaaataggtCCCCTGGCCGGTACAATAAAAGTGAGTTTAGCGCTACATTCGATCGAAAATCCATTGATATCCAATGTCATTTCAGAGTATAAATAAACCACAAAATAGGCCGCCATCCCACATCCGAAATATCCAAATACCAACGCCAGTGTCGTCACCCTCATCCACAATACAGAGAGAGGCTAACCCTGACATATTGTCCCGTGTTTCATTCAACATAATCGGTACGTCATCCGCGTCAAATATTCCACAGAAATCAACCAGTCAGCCATACACAGTGAAACTACTTTCACTGCCGCAAAAGACTACAACGACAATGACCAAGTCAAAACCGCAAATCGTACACCAACTACACACCCAGCCTCGACAACAACAGCATCAGCAGCAGCACCAGGAATTATTCGTTGCCAATGGTACCGATGTGTCGCACAGAACAGAGATCGAACGGCAAATAGCCGAGCTGAAGAAGGAAACGCAAGAGCTGCGAAAGAAACTGGAATTGTCACAAAAGCAaaacgacgaaaataaaaaggaaacg includes:
- the LOC119084724 gene encoding ankyrin repeat domain-containing protein 50, with protein sequence MMDNNILSVFRNGHEILLTENEGLDGSTLIPFELGGRLTNDQQANKARTVSIMDLGKMLLHCAKEGETQKVHELMSRGAPFTTDWLGRTPLHVAAEGNHYNTCEVLLRAGISKDARTKVDKTPLHFAAFEGHIQIVQLLLKHFCDVNAKDMLKMTPLHWAVQKGHNHIAKVLLQHGADPNAVSKFSKTPISLAAELEQNELVQELLIQNSQRSDFEQQQAADTLVHELSVRMKPDPDHIIEDIDELSNNTEMDVIHSSPESSPVLSPVFDSFDSTKCNLQAAINNSSDEINSVNATTLALLKEHGIAMQEDTDNTLITSALQSGRQLVLSDAGKLLLNDPKFRKSIQPMTAAKQCNIMTSPTSTNTATMTKSSIGASTFKFEYVKKKPTILAPNAKSMPLETNKVIKILSAEEFKLMVGNNSGNFKTSKTPGLIRYQTIKHSNSSPITQLVKRKNPIENIPNGKMKIGPLAGTIKSINKPQNRPPSHIRNIQIPTPVSSPSSTIQREANPDILSRVSFNIIGTSSASNIPQKSTSQPYTVKLLSLPQKTTTTMTKSKPQIVHQLHTQPRQQQHQQQHQELFVANGTDVSHRTEIERQIAELKKETQELRKKLELSQKQNDENKKETQELRKKLELSQKESDEYKCRLEKLESEKEQEREERLSRQYTNS